The nucleotide sequence CTGCTTCTTGCACATGGCCGCCGACGACGAGGACGAGAGCGCCGAACCGAGGTCGATCGTGCCGGTGATGGCCCCCGGGCCGCCGCCTGGCATCGAGAAATCCACCCCGAGCCCCCTCCCCGCCGCTGTTCCCGCCGATGAGGGCAGCGCGGTGGTGCGATCGGTGGTGCGGAGGTGGAGGAGGGAGCACCTGCTGGAGAAGAGCGGGCTGATTCTACGCGCGCTGGCGTGGATCTTCTCGCTGATCGCCGTCGCCGTCCTGGCCTCCAACCGGCGCGGGGGATGGATGAGCTTCGACCACTACCAGGAGTACCGGTGGGTTCGACGAATGGATTTTGCTCGACTAGGGTTGTGGATTGAGTCGGTGGTGGATTTTGGCTTATAGGTACTTGTTAGCGGTCGCAGTGGTGGCGCTCGTGTACTCGACGGCGCAGGTGCTGAGGCAGGCGCACCGGTTAGGCACCGGCAAGGATTTGGCGCCGAAGCAGTACTCCGGGATTGTGGACTTCGC is from Musa acuminata AAA Group cultivar baxijiao chromosome BXJ1-6, Cavendish_Baxijiao_AAA, whole genome shotgun sequence and encodes:
- the LOC135676359 gene encoding CASP-like protein 4B3 isoform X2, which codes for MGPTKKGLLAGKVELACVVGVGKLYFVMSMSTKHLFIPPHTPLVYCFLHMAADDEDESAEPRSIVPVMAPGPPPGIEKSTPSPLPAAVPADEGSAVVRSVVRRWRREHLLEKSGLILRALAWIFSLIAVAVLASNRRGGWMSFDHYQEYRYLLAVAVVALVYSTAQVLRQAHRLGTGKDLAPKQYSGIVDFAGDQWFC
- the LOC135676359 gene encoding CASP-like protein 4B2 isoform X1 codes for the protein MGPTKKGLLAGKVELACVVGVGKLYFVMSMSTKHLFIPPHTPLVYCFLHMAADDEDESAEPRSIVPVMAPGPPPGIEKSTPSPLPAAVPADEGSAVVRSVVRRWRREHLLEKSGLILRALAWIFSLIAVAVLASNRRGGWMSFDHYQEYRYLLAVAVVALVYSTAQVLRQAHRLGTGKDLAPKQYSGIVDFAGDQVIAYLLISASSAAIPITDRMRQEVVNTFTDASVAAISMALLTFAALCLSALISGFLVSKRSYF